The following proteins come from a genomic window of Frankia casuarinae:
- a CDS encoding toll/interleukin-1 receptor domain-containing protein — MKNYFFISYAADEDRRWVQRFHADLEYELRVQVGSAVGGILDTRPRPGMDADLALAAGAGGTRVMVALCSDPFFRDAWCGREWEVFHSRIENFSKAGATRLEDGFLRVLWRPTQDPVPAVATRDLADASAGLPDTYRQRGLLWMMRKMLLGAGGYYWFVRMLAARIVAAQQITLDPVPDLAVRRAAAAFGSHPGSSGDPSEAMPPFLPLAGSVNGNGNVNGNGRAGFRTHGDGDEARRAASIGTAPPVPTPTTTSRRTTPPVASDVPSPQTPLAEVSRLVAISYVGADQEWADWLEYLLRRGSHRVVQVRWAQSRGERLAETVDRIAARRPDVTVALLSRHYRPPRPENPGETEIEAWERLGLAGPLENQVIRAVIDREPLPEPLRTLPKLDLSRFEPTAVDGLLAGIRAGARR; from the coding sequence ATGAAGAACTACTTCTTCATCTCCTATGCGGCAGATGAGGATCGGCGCTGGGTGCAGCGCTTTCACGCCGATCTCGAGTACGAGCTGCGGGTTCAGGTCGGCTCCGCGGTGGGCGGAATCCTGGACACCCGTCCGCGTCCCGGCATGGACGCCGACCTGGCCCTGGCCGCCGGCGCCGGCGGAACCCGCGTGATGGTGGCGCTCTGTTCCGATCCCTTTTTCAGGGACGCCTGGTGCGGGCGCGAGTGGGAGGTCTTCCACTCGCGCATCGAAAATTTCAGCAAGGCCGGTGCGACCAGACTGGAGGACGGTTTCCTCCGGGTGCTGTGGCGTCCGACGCAGGATCCCGTCCCGGCGGTCGCGACGAGGGATCTCGCGGACGCGAGCGCGGGACTCCCCGACACCTATCGCCAGCGCGGCCTGCTCTGGATGATGCGCAAGATGCTGCTCGGGGCGGGCGGGTACTACTGGTTCGTCCGCATGCTCGCGGCGCGGATCGTCGCGGCCCAGCAGATCACCCTGGACCCGGTGCCCGACCTCGCGGTGCGCCGCGCCGCCGCGGCCTTCGGCTCCCACCCCGGCTCGTCCGGGGACCCGTCGGAAGCGATGCCCCCCTTCCTTCCGCTGGCCGGGTCCGTGAACGGGAACGGGAACGTGAACGGGAACGGGAGAGCCGGTTTCCGGACCCACGGCGACGGCGACGAGGCGCGGCGCGCGGCTTCGATCGGGACGGCACCCCCCGTGCCCACGCCGACTACCACCTCCCGCCGAACCACGCCGCCGGTGGCGTCTGACGTACCGTCGCCGCAGACGCCGCTGGCGGAGGTCTCCCGTCTGGTCGCCATCAGCTACGTCGGCGCCGACCAGGAGTGGGCGGACTGGCTCGAATACCTGCTGCGCCGCGGCTCCCACCGGGTCGTGCAGGTCAGATGGGCGCAGAGTAGAGGTGAGCGGCTGGCCGAGACGGTTGACCGCATCGCCGCGCGCCGGCCGGATGTCACCGTGGCCCTGCTGTCGCGGCACTACCGGCCGCCCCGCCCGGAGAACCCCGGCGAGACCGAGATCGAGGCGTGGGAGCGGCTGGGGCTGGCGGGACCGCTCGAGAATCAGGTCATCCGGGCGGTCATCGACCGCGAACCGTTACCCGAGCCGCTGCGGACGCTGCCGAAGCTGGATCTGAGCCGGTTCGAGCCGACCGCGGTCGACGGACTGCTGGCGGGGATACGGGCGGGAGCCCGGCGATGA